A genomic segment from Gemmatimonadota bacterium encodes:
- a CDS encoding S41 family peptidase, giving the protein MRKPRVLHLAVLGTVVLPLVVGAFVYQKHETVASAQLLDEVLRITASRYVDSVGANALYEKAATGLVKELNDPYSVLFTKKEFDQFSQQTGGKYGGIGMEIAPTSGFITVQRVFPHTPASAGGVMEGDRILQIDTANARGWTSAQVSDKLKGDPGTKVSVKFGRAGVADPIPVTFTRAIVHIPAVPFTLVFGNVGYIPLQQFNETATQEVSDAISDVTKAGANRIVFDMRGNPGGFLDQAISTSNLFLPQGQSILSVRGRTGEVEAYSATDAPKEPKIPIVVLVDGHTASASEIVAGSLQDHDRALIMGTTSFGKGLVQSLFKLDGGYALKMTTAKWYTPSGRSIQKERKLLPDGEFVEVMPDSLETDSMRRARPQYKSDAGRIVYGGGGITPDIIVKPDTLSTPEQDLLKSLAPKSQIFAQAMQDYAAEMKGKVKPNFTVTPEMRNTFLAQLKKKGVTVDSTLLAKGAGTELDRIIGQRITTMAFGDSAAKRKYLDDDNQLQKAIAALKGVQNTQGLFALAQKAQGMASNR; this is encoded by the coding sequence ATGCGTAAACCTCGCGTCCTACACCTGGCCGTCCTCGGGACGGTCGTGCTCCCCCTCGTTGTAGGGGCCTTTGTCTATCAGAAGCACGAAACTGTCGCCAGCGCTCAGCTGCTCGACGAAGTGCTTAGAATCACTGCCTCGCGCTACGTCGATAGCGTCGGCGCCAATGCGCTCTACGAGAAGGCCGCAACCGGCCTCGTGAAGGAGCTGAACGACCCCTATTCCGTCCTGTTCACCAAGAAGGAATTCGACCAGTTCAGCCAGCAGACGGGCGGCAAGTACGGCGGAATCGGCATGGAGATCGCGCCGACCAGCGGCTTCATCACCGTGCAGCGCGTATTCCCGCACACGCCGGCGTCAGCAGGCGGCGTGATGGAAGGCGACAGGATTCTCCAGATCGATACCGCAAACGCACGCGGCTGGACCAGCGCCCAGGTATCGGACAAGCTCAAGGGCGATCCCGGCACCAAGGTGAGTGTCAAGTTCGGGCGCGCCGGCGTGGCCGATCCGATTCCGGTGACGTTCACGCGCGCCATCGTACACATCCCCGCAGTTCCATTCACGCTGGTGTTCGGAAACGTCGGCTACATCCCGTTGCAGCAGTTCAACGAGACCGCGACGCAGGAAGTGAGCGACGCGATCTCCGACGTCACCAAGGCCGGTGCCAATCGCATCGTCTTCGACATGCGCGGCAACCCGGGCGGCTTCCTTGACCAGGCGATCTCCACCAGCAACCTGTTCCTCCCGCAGGGCCAGTCCATCCTGAGCGTTCGCGGACGCACGGGTGAAGTCGAGGCGTACAGCGCGACCGACGCGCCCAAGGAGCCCAAGATCCCGATAGTAGTGCTCGTCGATGGCCATACGGCATCCGCGTCGGAGATCGTCGCCGGCTCGCTGCAGGATCACGACCGCGCGCTGATCATGGGCACCACGTCGTTTGGAAAGGGTCTCGTCCAGAGCCTCTTCAAGCTGGATGGTGGCTACGCGCTCAAGATGACGACGGCCAAGTGGTATACGCCGAGTGGCCGGTCGATTCAGAAGGAACGCAAGCTGCTGCCGGACGGAGAGTTCGTGGAAGTCATGCCGGACTCGCTCGAGACCGACTCCATGCGTCGTGCGCGTCCGCAGTACAAGAGTGACGCGGGCCGCATCGTGTACGGCGGTGGCGGCATCACGCCTGACATCATCGTCAAGCCTGACACGTTGAGCACGCCGGAGCAGGACCTGCTCAAGAGCCTCGCGCCAAAGTCCCAGATCTTCGCGCAGGCGATGCAGGATTACGCCGCCGAGATGAAGGGCAAGGTGAAGCCCAACTTCACGGTGACGCCGGAGATGCGGAACACCTTCCTCGCGCAGTTGAAGAAGAAGGGTGTCACGGTCGATTCGACGTTGCTTGCGAAGGGCGCCGGAACCGAGCTCGACCGCATCATCGGGCAGCGCATCACGACGATGGCGTTCGGCGATTCCGCGGCCAAGCGGAAGTATCTCGATGACGACAATCAGCTTCAGAAGGCGATCGCGGCACTCAAGGGCGTACAGAACACGCAGGGACTTTTCGCTCTGGCGCAGAAGGCGCAGGGCATGGCATCGAACCGGTAA